CCGTTGCGTCATCCGCCAGCGAAACTACGGCCGTCGGGGAAGACCCAAACTCCGCACCCGTCACGGTGAGAGCGAATTTGGGGTCGCCCTTGGCGACCTCGAGGCTCTGGGCTGACGAAGAGGACGTGAACGTCGATGAATCGCCCTCGTACTTGGCAACGAGTGTGCTGGTTCCCGGCTTGGGTTCGTAGGTGAAAGTCACCTTGCCCTCCGCGTCGGTGGTGCCGGACTTTACCAGCGTGTCGCCGTCGTACAGGTCAACGGTTGCACCGCTCGCAGCGCCATCCACTGTCGCGGTAGCCGTCACGGTTTGCGGGTAGGTTATCGAATCGGCCGAAAGGGCGAGCGCCGTCTTGGTGGTTGCCTTCGCGGGCTCTGTTCCGCGGGCCTTGATGGCCGCATCAATCTTCCCGGCCATGATTGGCAGCTTCTCCGTGTAGCAGAAGCTCGATTCGTTGCTGAGGCAGGCGTTGCCGGTCGCTGCGAGCGCCGCGTCACCGTATCGGTAGCCGATGTTTGTCATCACGGAGATGATGTAGTGGCGGTACGGCTTGCCCGGAAGCGCCTTCACGATTCCCGCGTCCGCCCCGGCGTTGTAGGTCAGGCCGTACTTGTTGTAGTAGGTGACCTCGGCCTTCTCGTTGCACGGGCGCACGTCGATTGATGCGAATGGCGAGCCTGCCCAAGCGATCTTCGAGGTGCCGTTCGCGTTCAGCGTGGATTCCGGGACCACGGCGGGGATACCGGTAGAGGGGTACTGGCTTTCGCCCGTGTAGGGCGTGGTCCAGTTGCAGAAGTTTCCGGTGTCGAGCATCCAGTGGTACGCAGTGCCGGACCAGATGTCCAGGAGCCACTGGCGGCCCTCGTCGCTCAAAATGCTAGAAGTCACGTCCAGCCCATCGGGGGTGGTCCACAGAACCCCGGTGCCGCCGCCATCGAGCAGCAGGTCAAGTCGCGCGGTGTCGAACGAAGTCATGGTGACCCCGCCGTTCGACCAGCCACCGCCGGTGCTGGCGCTGGTGCCCTTGAGTTGCAGGGTCGACAGGCCAAGCTTTGCCAACTCGCTGTTCAGGAAGTCGATGCCGCTTTGGTCGTTGTATTGGACCTCGTGCAGCATCTTGATCATCGCGGATGCGGAGGTGTTGTTCGAGTACTGAATCATTTCCGAGGTCCACTGCGTGATCGACTTCGTGACGCCGTTGTAGGTGTAGGTGTCGGAGAAGTTGATGACATCGTGGTCCGCGAGGAATACCATGCCGAACGCGACCATCGACTTCAAAAGCGATGCCGGGTAGCTGGACATGTAACGCAGCGGGGCGTCCTCGCGTCCTTCGACGATCGAGGTGCCGGTGCCGTAGTTGGTGCCATCGAACTTGGATTGATCCCACTTAATCCAGTTCACGGAGCTAGACGACATGGTCGAATCGATGGGGGCAACGACACCGTTCGGGTAATCGCGCGAGACGATGATGTTGGCGCGGTCGCGGATCTTGCCCTGTTCGTCAAGTTCGATCACAGCAACGTCCACCTGCGGGGTGTACTTGGAGATCGTCTCGGTGTCGAAGTCGTAGGTCGAGCTGAAGTCGGCCTCCTCGACGGCCTTGAGGATGTCCGATTCGAGCGGAGTGTCGGTGCCGTCGGTTGCGGGGAACGTGACATCGGCGGGTGCGGCCTGGGCGGCCGCAGGGACCGTCAGTCCGACCCCGGCGATCGCTGTCGCGCAGCCGATCGCTAGGAGGCGTTGCCAACGCGGGAGCGTCGGTAGGCCGGTGCGGGTGGTTCGTGACACGGGTGTGCTCACTTTCGCTGATACACAAGGGCGGTGAATATACGCGGCGAATTGGGCAAATGGAGACCTAATGTCTGATTAGAGGCCCTTTTGAGGATCGCCAAGTAGACCCTACGGCCGTGAAGTGGGGTGTTTGACGGCGGAAAAAGTTCCTTTACCGGCTGTTTACAGGCCCGCAATAAAACATCCTATGTTTGCTCAGGATGTGGATATTCATCTCGAATCGGTCACGTTTGGGAGGGTGAGCGCCGTGCCCCGCCGGTCGGGTGCGCGCTCGGCGCGTGCGGGGTGCGTGTGACTGGAAGGGGCGCGGTCGGCGCTTGCGAGGGTGCCTGGGGTCGTCGAGTGCGGGGTTTTGGTTCGAGTGCGCCGGTTTGTGCAGGGGTTGTGACTGAAAGGGGCGCGGTCGGCGCGTGTGGGGGTGCCCGGGGACGCCGAGTACGGGCGTCCGGGATGCTCGGCCGGCGAAGTGAGGCGCGGTGACATACTGTGATCCCGACTATTCGGACACTGAAAGTGAGCGCCACCATGGTTCCGCCCCCCGCCAACGCCAACGCCAGCGCCCACCCGGCACAGGGCCTTGCTGCCGAAACGGATGCAGCGGACCTGCACGATCACATTCGGGTCGTGGGCGCGCGCGAAAACAACCTACGAAACGTTGCCGTCAGTATCCCGAAGCGTCGGTTGACGGTCTTCACGGGCGTGTCCGGGTCGGGCAAGAGCTCGCTCGTTTTCGATACGATCGCGGCGGAATCGCAGCGACTCATCAACGAAACATACTCGGCCTTCTTGCAGGGGTTCATGGGGGCATCCGCGCGCCCAGACGTCGACGTCCTGGAGGGCCTGACAACCGCCATAGTCGTGGACCAAGAACGCATGGGAGCCAACGCCCGTTCGACCGTCGGCACCGCAACCGACGCCGGGGCCCTGCTTCGCATCGTGTTTTCGCGCCTGGGCACACCCCACATCGGGCCGCCCAATGCGTTCTCCTTCAATGTCGCGTCCGTATCAGGGCAAGGCGCGGTAACTGTCGAAAAGGGCACCAAGGCCACAAAGGAAGTGCGCCGGTTCCAGATCCTGGGCGGAATGTGCCCGCGGTGTGAGGGTATGGGGACGGTCAACGACATCGACTTGACCCAGATTTTCGACGAAAACAAGTCGCTTTCGCAGGGGGCGATCACGGTTCCCAATTACACCCAAGACGGCTGGTACGTGCGCCAATACATGGAGTCTGGCCTGCTCGACCCCGACAAGGCGATCAAGGACTATTCGCCGAAGGAGTTGGACAACTTCTTGTATCACGCCCCGACAAAGCTACGCATCGGCGGCATGAACCTCACCTACGAAGGGCTGATCCCCAAGATCACGAAGTCCTATCTGTCGAAAGATCTAGATGCCGTCCAGCCGCACATTCGCGCCTTTGTCGAGCGCGCGGTCGTGTTCAAGCAATGCCCCGACTGCGGCGGCAGCCGGCTGAGTGAAGCGGCGCGCTCGGTCAAGGTTGCCGGGCTGAACATCGCGCAGGTGTGCGCAATGCCCATCACCGATGTTGCCGACTGGCTGCGGACCGTCCAGGACCGGGCCGCCGCACCACTGATCGATGCTCTCCAGGCGTTGCTTGACTCGTTTGTGCGTATCGGTCTTGGCTACCTGAGCCTAGATCGCGCCAGCGGGACCCTGTCGGGCGGGGAGGCGCAGCGAACCAAGGTAGTGCGTCACTTGGGTTCGGCGCTCACCGACATCACCTACGTTTTCGACGAGCCAACCGTCGGGCTCCACCCGCACGACATCGAGAGGATGAACGAGGTGCTGCTTCAACTGCGCGACAAGGGCAACACCGTGTTGGTCGTCGAGCACAAACCCGAAACGATTGCGATTGCGGATCACATTGTTGACATCGGCCCCGGCGCCGGCACCGCTGGCGGACAGATCTGCTTCGAGGGTACGGTCGCGGAACTTCGTGCATCCGACACCCTAACGGGGCGCCATTTTGGTGACAGGGCAAGCATTAAGGAGGAGTTCCGCGTCCCCGCCGGCAACATCGCCGTCCGCGGCGCTGATTTGCATAACCTCCGCGGTGTCGACGTTGACATCCCGCTCGGTGTGCTGACTGTTATTACGGGGGTTGCGGGTTCGGGGAAAAGCTCATTGATCGAGGGATACGTCGCCGGACGCGACGGCGTGGAGTGGGTTGACCAGAGCGCGATCAAGGGTTCGCGGCGCTCGAACCCAGCCACCTATACGGGCTTGTTGGAACCGGTTCGCAAGGCATTCGCGAAGGCGAATGCGGTCAAGCCTGCTCTCTTTAGCGCCAATTCGAGCGGGGCCTGCCCCGCGTGCAAGGGAGCGGGGGTCATCTTCCAGGACCTGGGGATCGTCGCGACTACAGCAACGGTGTGTGAGGCCTGCGAGGGCCGCAGGTTCGATCCGTCCGTCCTGGAGTACAAATTCGGTGGGAAGGATATCGCGCAGGTTCTGGAGATGCCGGTCGCGCAAGCGGTCGAATTCTTTGGCGGCGAAGGCAAACTAGCCGCGGCGCACGCCATCGCTTCGCGGCTAGAGCGGGTCGGTTTGGGGTACGTTTCTTTGGGGCAACCGCTCACCACGCTGTCGGGAGGCGAGCGCCAACGATTGAAGCTCGCGACGCACCTGGGCGCCAAGGGCGGAACCCTGATACTCGACGAGCCGACGACCGGGTTGCACCTGGCCGACGTCGACGCGCTGCTGGCGCTGTTGGATGGTTTGATCGGCGAGGGCAAGTCGTTGATCGTGATCGAACACCACCAGGCGGTCATGGCGCATGCGGATTGGATCATCGATCTGGGCCCCGGGGCGGGCGCCGACGGCGGGAGCGTCGTGTTCAGCGGGACCCCGCGCGACATGGTGCGCGAACGCGCGACCTTGACGGCTAAACACCTCGCCGACTACGTCGGGGCGTGATCACGAAGAGTGCGTGATCTCCCACGCCGCGACCGGCCCCGGTACGACGCGGAACAGCGGATGCGGTGCGGGGTGAGCGAGGCAGCGGGCGCGCAGCGACTCCAGCCATTGCGGTGAACGCAGCGTCAGTTTGCGCTGCAAGTGGTCCCATTCGAAGTCGAGCTGCCCTTGGGATACGGTCATGGTTGGGGAGACGGGGTGCTCGTCGATCCTCGAACGGTTGAACGAATACCCGCGCGAATCGGCCTCGGTTGCGACGGCGCCGAGGTAGGTGGCGATCGCCGCAGCGGGGTCGGGCTGCTCGCGGAAGCGGAGCAACTGCGGGTGGCGCGTGTATCCGCGCGTGCGGCCTGTCAGGACCGCCTGCGCCAGCAACGCTTCGCGCCAGCAAGCGAGCAAGCCCTGCCGGTCAAGCAGTGCAGGATCGAGACTCCAGACTCGCAAGTGGGGGCTCCTTCATTCCAGGCGCACGGGAAGCGGGCGCCCGCGAGAGAGAACTTACAGCATGGCAGCCCTTCCGGGCGTGAGCGAGCTGCCTGGCCCTTTCGCGCGTGAGCGCCAGGGCGAACGGGAACCTCGCGAACCCGGTGCATCCCGCAACCGATTGGGATTGCTCGAGCAACGGCGCTAGGGTACGAGGGCTTCATCGATGAGGGCACCGGGAATTCCTCGGGCGGCTCGATAGGAACCAGGCGGGGACGAACGGAACCATGTACGCAATCGCATTCGTTGCAAGTTTGGTCGCCGCGGCATGGCTTGGCTTCGAAGTGCGAGCGTGGAACTCCGACCGCTCCAAGCGGCCGGTGCGGATGGTTGCCGCCGCCATCGCGCTCTTCGTTGCTTCGAGCGTCGCGGGTGCAGACAACGCAGGGGTGTCGCTCGCCATGCGGGCACTTGGCCTGGGGGCCATGTTCGCGGCGGTCGCCGGGGGCTGGGTGGTGCGCGGACTGATCGCGGGCCGTTCAGATTCATGATCATTTATCGACGAGGCCATCCCTTCCCGGCGCACCTTGCCGTAAAGGCGCACGCCAAAAATGAAGCTGTGACGATGGGTGGGTAACTCATAGCCCGACGCTAACCGCATGCTCTGACATCGCGCGGCAGTGGGGGATCCACGTCCCGATATGGCCAGGTGAGATGCCAAGCGTGTGGGGCTGGGGGGAGTGGCCGGGTGTGTGGGGCCCGGCAGATCTGGGGTAGTGAAACAATGGGCGCATGATTGTGGCATTTTCAGTCGCGCCCATGGGCGCGGGGGATTCCGTCGCCGAAGCGGTGGCCGCGGCCGTGCGCGTCGTGCGGGAATCGGGCCTTGCGAATCGCACGTCCTCGATGTTCACCGAGATAGAGGGCGAATGGGACGAAGTGATGGACGTTGTCAAGCGAGCGACTGCGGCGGTCGGCGCCTATGGTCCGCGGGTATCGCTTGTTTTGAAGGCCGACATTCGCCCCGGTCACGTGGGCGAAATCCAGGGCAAGGTGGAACGTGTGGAGCGTGCGCTCGCGGCGGCCGCCGACTAGCTTTCTGCGCCACCCGCGGCGGCCGCGTAAGGACAATTGCGGGCTTGCCGATGCCCGGCCGGGTAACGCGGATCGCGGGCTCGCCGGGGTCTGGCCTTTAACTCACATCCCGCATATATTCTTAGGTAGAGAAACCGAACTTTGTCTGCGAACGGTCACAAGGTCGTGTCTGTTCGATCCGTTTATGACCGTAGGAGACGAAAAGCTGGGAGTGAGAGGGTTTCGTGTGTTGTCGCGCCCGACCATCCGCAATGCCCTGGCCGTCTTGGCGACTTTGTCGCTCGTGATAGTTGCAGGAGTCGGCGGGCCCGCGCCGGTGGCAAGCGCCGCCGCTGCCTCATCGGTGGATACCGCAGCATCGCCACCCTAACCGCAGTCACGGCGCAGGGCACGACCGCGATCGCCACTCAGAGTGTTGCAGATGTCCGCACGGCGGATTCAGACACGTTGAAGACCTGGTGGCACGAAAACGGCGTGAAGAACGCTTTCGACAAAACCCTGGTCAACGACACAACGATTCGAATCAAGGTTCCGTTCGCGGAAACGGGCTACCGATTCTCCGTCGAATTCTCACCGGAGGTATACGGCGTCACGCAGAAATCACTGTGGCTCAGTGACCAGGACTTGCAGGCCGACGGCGTCGCAGAGAGTGCCGAACCACAAGACTCATGATGATCTTCGCGGAGCCACTCATCACGCGCGACAGCGACGAAGGCGAGTACAACAGGCTTGTGCCCGGCGCCAACTCCGGCTCCATCAAGTATGTCACCCCGGGAAACATTGAAGACCTCGACTCCATCGGCGACGCCGATGTCCTCGACTTTGGCTCGGGAACGTATGACATGGGTGCCAAGCATCGCGCGCTCCTCAATAAAAGGGTCAGCTGGGTCTACTTGGCCCCGGCGCCTACGTCAAGGAGCTGCGGTTCGCCTCCGCCGGGGGAACCCAGCAGTTCCTGGAGCTCGATGGCGTGACGGTTGCGAACCCGTCGTATCACTCGTTCGTCGTCTACGGCGACAGCGGTGTCGCCGGTGAACAGGGTCTGCTGTTGGACCCGTCGGCGGCACTCATCGAGTCCCTCCGGGGCCAAGCGCACCACATGGAACGGATTCATGACCGTGACCGCGGTGGGCAGTTCCTCAGCTGCGGCGGTCTTGAACCCGGCAAAGCCGTCCACCCCGACGACCTCGACACCTACCGATTCACCGACAGGCCACAGCGCCAACACCCACCCCTGCACCCTCAACCGGGAAGAGCTCGATTAGGAGAAAAAATGAAGTCCCACGAGATTGCACTCAGTTCGGTTGCACTCGGCAGGCTGCTGGTCACGGTCGCTGGATGTGGGACCGAACCGGAGGGATCGAATGCCAGCGCAGGATTCCCGCATACTGGTTCACTCGCAGAGGATTATCCGTTCGCTTCACTCGACGGCAAGTTGAGCATTGAAGCAAGCGAAAGTGGTTACTACCCCCGGCTCGTGTCTGAGCACAGGATCAGCTACCTCCTCGTCCTGCCACCAAATGCCGAAGTCGGTGCAAATACGGTCAAAATTGGTGATAGGACTTTGACCGTCGGTGATATCTCAGTCGGTGGTGGGGAGATGGCCACGGATGTTGATGGTGCCGGGTGCAGCTCACAGTCCCCGGCGTGGCTCGTCGCGCCATAGCCTAGATCTGACCAGTACCGCCGATGGCACCCCCTTGTGTGGGCGGCATCGGTCTTTGTTCGGTCCATCTAGTGGTCCAACCCCCAACGAAACCCGCCTGGACGCGAGGTCGCACGAAGAGCTCGGCCGCGGGACTGTCGGCCAGCACCTCGACGTGGATCGTGTCGTGATCGGGTGCCGCTTCGTTGATGACGATCCATGGTGCCGCAAGTGCGGTGCCGGGGGCACGGGACACTGTGACCCACCGCAGGTGCGCAGCTAGCTAATCCGGGCGCGCTTGCTCGCCGCCTTCAGCAAATACCGCTTTGCCTTACCGGACGGCTTGAAGGTGGCCTGCACCCGCATGCCCTTGGTGACGGACCCGGGAAGCTTCACCGTGATCTTGCCGCGTTGCTTTGCTCTGACCTTCACGCGCACGACCGTGCGGCCCACGCGCACCACCAAGCGGCCGGTTGGCTTGCCGGTGGCGGCGGTCGTGACTGCGACCCGTAACCGTATTTTGCCGCCGGTCCTCTTCGCCTTCTTGCGAACGACCACCTTCACCTTGGCCTTCGCCGCTGTCTTTTTCACCGACGAGGCCCGCGCCAACGCAAACCCGCTCTTGCGCGCGGTGACCTTCACCCAGATCTGCTTTCCGACGTCGGCCGTGCGGATCTTGTAGCGCGCACCGGTAGCGCCGCTGGCGGCGGCGTTGCCCACATACCACTGGTATGTCGCTGTCACGCCCGACTGCGACCAGGCGCCGGAGGTCGCCGATACGTTCGCTCCGACTCTAAAGGTGCCCTGGAGCCGTGGGGCGGAGGTGGCGACCATGACGCGCGAAGAGCCGTCGCCGGGGTTGGCTGTGCCGCCACCATCGCCGGGGTTGGCTGTGCCGCCACCATCGCCGGGGTTGGTTGTGCCGCCGTCGCCACCATCGCCACCATCGCCGGGGTTGGTTGTGCCGCCGTCGCCACCATCGCCACCATCGCCGGGGTTGGTTGTGCCGCCGTCGCCACCATCGCCACCATCGCCGGGCGCGGGGCACTCCAATCCGTCCTTGTTCGCCCCGGCTTCCTCGCAGGGAAAGTCCACGCCCCCAACCGCACTCGACGCGAAGGGCTGATCCGGCGCCGAAGCCGATCTGACGATCTCCCACGTGCCCCACGGGAACCACCCGGACACCCGCCCCAGCTTCGAGTCGTGCCAGTTGTCCGCGGCGAAGCTCACGTAGGTATTGCCGACGGTGAAGTCCTGGATGCTAACCCCGATCGAATTCTGCCCGATTGCCACCTGCGCGCCGCCGCTGTCGGCGTCGTAGTCGGCGTACAGCTGGTTGTCCAGGTTGGTTGCGCTATCGGCGGGAACCGCCCACCCGTCCACATGCAGGCCTTTGACAACGAAGTTGTAGGTATTCGCAAGTGCGTAGATCCGGAAGGCGCAACCGGTGGCGCCCTCGACGTAGGTGTCTTCGATGCGGATATCGCGAATGGTCGCACCGGTCGAAGCTCGATCGTTGCGGCCGTCAAAATCCCAGTGGCGCGATGAATTCAGCACACAGGTATTAATCGTGTCCCACTGCAACTGGTTGTGTATCACGTATGTGCGCGAGATCTCGACATTCGAGACGTTCCGCGGGACCCATCCCCACTGGATTACGGGCCCGTTGGGCCCCTTCCACACCACCGTGTTATCGATCGTGACGTTCGAATGATAGATCTTGAGGGCATCGTCGTTCGCTTGCAGGAACGAATTCTTCATCGTTGATCCCGCATACAGTTCCAGGCCGTCCGTCTGCCAGTACCACGCGCCGACCTGGTGATAGTTGCGAACCCGCATGGTGAAGGAATCGTAGTCCCCATAGACGACAAATGAATGGTACGAGGGCTCCGCGATGGTCACGCCCTGCAAATCCAGGGTCTGCGCAACTCCCTGCGCCGAGTCGAAGCGCAGCGGTTTGACGCAGTCCGCATGGCAGTTGTCGTACTTCGCCGGGTCCCGGCGCGTGTAGCCATCGTTGCGGGTATCCGCTTCGTAGACGTATTGCTCCCCGGAAAGCACCCCGAACCCGGTCACCTTGTAGTTCGTGATGGATGCATTCGCGGAAAAATCGAAGGCGCCTTTGACGTATGCCCCCGGCGCCAGGTAGACCCAGCGCACGCGCGGGTTCAATTGGGCACGATAGGCGGCACCCATCGAATAGGTGCCCGGTTCGAAGTAGATGATGTCGGCGTCGACGGTATCTAAATTGGTCACGGAACCCTGGGCAGGACGGTAGATCGTGCCATCCGCGTCAGTTGGTACGGTTCCGGAATCCTGCTGCGCATCCGGTTCGGCAAACACCATCATCGCGTTCCTCGGTTCGACCATGGCCGCCACGGATGCATCGATGGCGGTGGAGGCGGCCTCGTTCATATAATCGCGGTTGGGCCCGGAAACCTGCGTCAGCTCGGGTGAGAACTCGACGGAGAATCTGTACCCGTCGGGGGAATACGGGATCTTGATGCGAACGGTGTGATCGTTCACCAGGAAGCGGGTGAACCCGAGCTGGCGCGGCTTGATCTGCACCTGATCAATCGAGCTAACGGTGGCGCCCGTATCCAACGCGACGTCTATCCACACGTCGCGCGAAAACTCGAACGTGGTCCAGCTCATCGTTTGGTGACCGTCTTCTACGCCTTGTTCGGCGGCGATCGCCTCGGCATCCTCCCACGCGTTTTCGGCACCGTCGTTCTGGTAGCCGTCCGTCGCGGTGCCGTACCCGGGCTTGCCCTTGCCGGAACGCGGGATCGTCAAGTACGTGAACGAATCGAACCACTCGTCCTGCGCATCGTCCGTGGCGACCTGCACCGTGTAGAACGGTGACTGGCGCACTGCACCGTCGGCGACGGGCGTATCGGAATTCTTCTCGCCGTTGGCGTGCCACCAGGTGACCAGCCCCTCCGATTGGGAAGTGGCGGGGGTCGATTCCCGGGCCGCGGTCGATGCTTGGAGATTGCGGTTCGTCGCCGCCGATTGCGTGGTCGTAGCCGATGCGGCCGGGCCGGCAGAGGTCGCCGCGCTCGGGGTTGGCGCGGCGAGCGGTGGCACCAATGCAAGTGGGATGGCCAGGACTAGGGCCGCGGCGAAAGGCAGGCCCTTGCGGAGGATTGTGCTGCGAAGGTGCATCCGGGCGTCATCCTTGACTAATTGAGGCGGTGAGGGTCGTAATCGTCTTCGATTCACGAGCGTATGTGACATTCTAGCGGCTAAATGGCCCGGCTGTCTGGGGATTTGTGACCGTAGGGGCCGTTGTTTTGTGCGGCGGAAAATAATTCGCTTCAGCGCGCCGCGGTTCCTACACTGATCGAGTGAATTCAATCAGCACCGTCCGCCCCGCGGTAATCCGCGCCGAGGGCCTGGTCAAGACCTACGGCGACAAGCGCGCGGTCGACGGCCTATCGTTCGTGGTCCCGGCCGGCGAATGCTTCGGGCTGCTAGGCCCCAATGGTGCGGGTAAATCGACGACCATGCGCATGATCGGC
This is a stretch of genomic DNA from Rarobacter incanus. It encodes these proteins:
- a CDS encoding Ig-like domain-containing protein; its protein translation is MSRTTRTGLPTLPRWQRLLAIGCATAIAGVGLTVPAAAQAAPADVTFPATDGTDTPLESDILKAVEEADFSSTYDFDTETISKYTPQVDVAVIELDEQGKIRDRANIIVSRDYPNGVVAPIDSTMSSSSVNWIKWDQSKFDGTNYGTGTSIVEGREDAPLRYMSSYPASLLKSMVAFGMVFLADHDVINFSDTYTYNGVTKSITQWTSEMIQYSNNTSASAMIKMLHEVQYNDQSGIDFLNSELAKLGLSTLQLKGTSASTGGGWSNGGVTMTSFDTARLDLLLDGGGTGVLWTTPDGLDVTSSILSDEGRQWLLDIWSGTAYHWMLDTGNFCNWTTPYTGESQYPSTGIPAVVPESTLNANGTSKIAWAGSPFASIDVRPCNEKAEVTYYNKYGLTYNAGADAGIVKALPGKPYRHYIISVMTNIGYRYGDAALAATGNACLSNESSFCYTEKLPIMAGKIDAAIKARGTEPAKATTKTALALSADSITYPQTVTATATVDGAASGATVDLYDGDTLVKSGTTDAEGKVTFTYEPKPGTSTLVAKYEGDSSTFTSSSSAQSLEVAKGDPKFALTVTGAEFGSSPTAVVSLADDATGTVDFLVNGDEFKNVPVAGGKAELVLADLGVGAYPVQASYSGSDFYEAAQGLSAVAITKAGTVTSLSAPTTVYGNSATVVAAVSPAATGSVDFTIDGQPAGTVDLTGGKAQISAIGLSVGSHVLSATFTGSDNYTQSFGVTTLKVTKAAVSSIEVKATKTKKGKKTKVKVVVGKLTNGSVATGKVAIKVGKKTVKTVKLRKKNAGKVTVTLTKSYSKKAKISVKFTPQDSASVKAKKSAKVKVKRK
- a CDS encoding ATP-binding cassette domain-containing protein, producing MVPPPANANASAHPAQGLAAETDAADLHDHIRVVGARENNLRNVAVSIPKRRLTVFTGVSGSGKSSLVFDTIAAESQRLINETYSAFLQGFMGASARPDVDVLEGLTTAIVVDQERMGANARSTVGTATDAGALLRIVFSRLGTPHIGPPNAFSFNVASVSGQGAVTVEKGTKATKEVRRFQILGGMCPRCEGMGTVNDIDLTQIFDENKSLSQGAITVPNYTQDGWYVRQYMESGLLDPDKAIKDYSPKELDNFLYHAPTKLRIGGMNLTYEGLIPKITKSYLSKDLDAVQPHIRAFVERAVVFKQCPDCGGSRLSEAARSVKVAGLNIAQVCAMPITDVADWLRTVQDRAAAPLIDALQALLDSFVRIGLGYLSLDRASGTLSGGEAQRTKVVRHLGSALTDITYVFDEPTVGLHPHDIERMNEVLLQLRDKGNTVLVVEHKPETIAIADHIVDIGPGAGTAGGQICFEGTVAELRASDTLTGRHFGDRASIKEEFRVPAGNIAVRGADLHNLRGVDVDIPLGVLTVITGVAGSGKSSLIEGYVAGRDGVEWVDQSAIKGSRRSNPATYTGLLEPVRKAFAKANAVKPALFSANSSGACPACKGAGVIFQDLGIVATTATVCEACEGRRFDPSVLEYKFGGKDIAQVLEMPVAQAVEFFGGEGKLAAAHAIASRLERVGLGYVSLGQPLTTLSGGERQRLKLATHLGAKGGTLILDEPTTGLHLADVDALLALLDGLIGEGKSLIVIEHHQAVMAHADWIIDLGPGAGADGGSVVFSGTPRDMVRERATLTAKHLADYVGA
- a CDS encoding pyrimidine dimer DNA glycosylase/endonuclease V; the encoded protein is MRVWSLDPALLDRQGLLACWREALLAQAVLTGRTRGYTRHPQLLRFREQPDPAAAIATYLGAVATEADSRGYSFNRSRIDEHPVSPTMTVSQGQLDFEWDHLQRKLTLRSPQWLESLRARCLAHPAPHPLFRVVPGPVAAWEITHSS
- a CDS encoding MTH1187 family thiamine-binding protein, giving the protein MIVAFSVAPMGAGDSVAEAVAAAVRVVRESGLANRTSSMFTEIEGEWDEVMDVVKRATAAVGAYGPRVSLVLKADIRPGHVGEIQGKVERVERALAAAAD
- a CDS encoding family 49 glycosyl hydrolase; this encodes MHLRSTILRKGLPFAAALVLAIPLALVPPLAAPTPSAATSAGPAASATTTQSAATNRNLQASTAARESTPATSQSEGLVTWWHANGEKNSDTPVADGAVRQSPFYTVQVATDDAQDEWFDSFTYLTIPRSGKGKPGYGTATDGYQNDGAENAWEDAEAIAAEQGVEDGHQTMSWTTFEFSRDVWIDVALDTGATVSSIDQVQIKPRQLGFTRFLVNDHTVRIKIPYSPDGYRFSVEFSPELTQVSGPNRDYMNEAASTAIDASVAAMVEPRNAMMVFAEPDAQQDSGTVPTDADGTIYRPAQGSVTNLDTVDADIIYFEPGTYSMGAAYRAQLNPRVRWVYLAPGAYVKGAFDFSANASITNYKVTGFGVLSGEQYVYEADTRNDGYTRRDPAKYDNCHADCVKPLRFDSAQGVAQTLDLQGVTIAEPSYHSFVVYGDYDSFTMRVRNYHQVGAWYWQTDGLELYAGSTMKNSFLQANDDALKIYHSNVTIDNTVVWKGPNGPVIQWGWVPRNVSNVEISRTYVIHNQLQWDTINTCVLNSSRHWDFDGRNDRASTGATIRDIRIEDTYVEGATGCAFRIYALANTYNFVVKGLHVDGWAVPADSATNLDNQLYADYDADSGGAQVAIGQNSIGVSIQDFTVGNTYVSFAADNWHDSKLGRVSGWFPWGTWEIVRSASAPDQPFASSAVGGVDFPCEEAGANKDGLECPAPGDGGDGGDGGTTNPGDGGDGGDGGTTNPGDGGDGGDGGTTNPGDGGGTANPGDGGGTANPGDGSSRVMVATSAPRLQGTFRVGANVSATSGAWSQSGVTATYQWYVGNAAASGATGARYKIRTADVGKQIWVKVTARKSGFALARASSVKKTAAKAKVKVVVRKKAKRTGGKIRLRVAVTTAATGKPTGRLVVRVGRTVVRVKVRAKQRGKITVKLPGSVTKGMRVQATFKPSGKAKRYLLKAASKRARIS